A window from Salvia miltiorrhiza cultivar Shanhuang (shh) chromosome 2, IMPLAD_Smil_shh, whole genome shotgun sequence encodes these proteins:
- the LOC131010550 gene encoding protein RER1A-like, which translates to MEDVGTDTAAPESPLAKWRNEFSRKFQFYLDRSGPHMARRWLVTLAAAAIYILRVYYAQGFYVISYGLSIYILNLLIGFMSPKVDPELEMLDGPSSPTRDSEEFRPFVRRLPEFLFWYAITKACCVAFLLTFFSMFDVPVFWPILFFYWFFLFFLTMKRLITHMIKYRYLPFSWGKQRYTGKRPAQTQSTRGLSKD; encoded by the exons ATGGAAGATGTTGGGACTGATACTGCTGCTCCAGAGTCACCATTAGCAAAGTGGAGAAATGAATTTTCGAGGAAGTTTCAGTTTTATTTGGATAGGTCCGGTCCCCATATGGCTCGTAGGTGGCTTGTTACACTTGCTGCAGCAGCAATATACATCTTGCGTGTTTATTATGCTCAGGGGTTTTATGTCATCTCATATGGCCTGTCAATCTACATCTTGAATTTGTTGATCGGGTTTATGTCACCCAAGGTTGATCCTGAGCTAGAAATGCTGGATGGGCCTTCTTCGCCTACTAGAGACTCTGAGGAGTTCAGGCCCTTTGTCCGTCGCCTTCCTGAGTTTTTGTTCTG GTATGCAATCACAAAAGCTTGTTGTGTTGCCTTCCTCTTAACCTTCTTCTCCATGTTCGACGTCCCAGTGTTCTGGCCCATTTTGTTCTTTTACTGGTTTTTCCTTTTCTTCCTCACAATGAAGAGGCTAATCACTCATATGATCAAGTACAGATATCTCCCATTCAGCTGGGGAAAGCAG AGGTACACTGGGAAAAGGCCTGCTCAAACTCAAAGCACCCGTGGTCTGTCAAAGGACTGA